GGGACTTATGGAAGTAGAAGTTTGACTTTAGCTGGTAATGCTGCCTTATTAGCAGCAAGAAGACTAAAGGAAAACATTATGAAGCTAGCTGCAGCATTTATGAAAAGTGATGTTGAAGAATTACAGTATAAAGATGGAAAAGTTTTCAATCCAAAATCTGGGAAATCAATGACTTTAAAGGAGATAGCTCAAAAAGCAACAAGTAACTTAGGGGGAGTCTGGCGCTATAAGGCTGAACCTACATTAGAAGCTACTGCTTCATTCGGACTTGATAATTACACATTCCCGTATGGTTCTCATATAGCTATGGTCGAAGTAACTGAAGAAGGTTTAGTTAAGGTATTGGACTACGTTGCTATTGATGATATAGGTACAGTGGTTAATCCTATGTTAGCTGAGGGACAAGTTCATGGTGGTATTATTCAAGGCTTTGGTGAATCATTACTTGAGGAAATAGTTTATGATAAAAACGGTAATTTATTAACATCAACTTTTGCAGAATATTTGATTCCTTCAGCAGTTGAGGCATTCAATATGAAATGGTTATATATGGAAATTGGTAAGTCAAACGCTCCATTACCAGCAAAGGGGATTGGTGAAGGGGCTACTATAGGAGCTCCACCAGCACTAATTAGAGCTCTTGAAAGAGCTGTCGGAAAGAGATTTACTAAGGTTCCAGTAAAAATGGAAGAATTATCTATTTTATGAAGTTTTTTGGGGTTAAATAAACTTCTTTGAGAATTACTTAAAAAATATTATTACATAAGTTTAAAAGTTATGAAATCTTATTTTTTCTTATGCCAAAGGTTCTAGTTTTAGGTGCAAGGTTTGGCGGTTTAACAGCTGCATATACTTTAAAGAGATTAGTAGGAAAAGCCGCAGATATTAAGGTAATAAATCAAAGCAGATTTTCATATTTTAGACCAGCATTACCTCATGTTTCAGTAAACTACATGGATGTAGACCAATTAAAAATCGATTTAGCACAAGCTCTTCCAGAAAAAGGTATTCAATTCCAAGAGGGAACTGTACTAAAAATTGACGCAAGAAATAGTAAAGTAATCTATAGAAAACCTGACGGTTCTGAGGTAGAAGAAGGATATGACTATGTTATAGTAGCAATTGGTGCGCATTTAGCAACTGAACTCGTTAAAGGCTGGGATCAATATGGTTATAGTGTTTGCGAACCGGAATACGCTGTTAAAACAAGAGAAAGATTAATGAATTGGCAAGGAGGAAATATTGCAATTGGTTCTGGATTCTTCTATCAAGGTCATAATCCAGCTCCTAACGTGCCAAAGAATTTCGTCCCAAATGCTGATGCTGCTTGTGAAGGACCGGTATTTGAAATGAGTTTAATGCTTTCTGGTTATTTAAAGAAGAAAGGGGTGTGGAATAAGACTAAAATCACTGTCTTCTCACCAGGGGAATACTTATCAGATTTATCTCCAGCATCTAGAAAGGCTGTAGCAGAAATTTATAAGAGCATGGGTATTGAATTAATTCATAACTTTAAGATTAAGGAGATTAGAGAGCACGAAATAGTAAGTGAAGATGGCAAAACCATTCTATCAGACTTAACAATTTTAATCCCACCATATACCGGAAATCCAGCACTAAAAGCCTCAACTCCAGACTTAGTCGATGACGGTGGTTTCATACCAACAGATTTGAACATGGTATCTATTAAATATGATAATGTATACGCTGTTGGAGACGCAAACTCATTAACAGTTCCAAAACTAGGTTATCTAGCTGTTCAAACTGGTAGAATTGCTGCTCAACATTTAGCTAGGAGATTAGGTTTCAATGTAAAGATTGATAAATATTATCCAACTATAGTATGTGTAGCTGATAACCCATATGAGAACTTTGCTGTAGCAGTTAAAGATGATACATGGTATGGCGGTAGTGTATCTGAGGCAATTCCATCACAAGCGAACCACTTGAAGAAAGAACTATTCACAAAATACTTCATGTGGACTAAAGGAGATATGGCATTAGAGAAGTTCTTAGCGAGCTGGTGAAAAATGGAGGAATTACAACTTGACAGACTTCTTTCAGAAGAAAACCTTTCAACTTTAAATAAATTACTTAATATTTTTTCTCAGGCTGAAAATAAATATGGAATTCTATCTTTAGCTGAAGGAGTAATATCTGATGAAGACTTGATAGGAAAAATACTTAATAGTGTAGTTACTGACACGACTCTAGAACTTTTACAAAAATGGAATAATATTACAAAGATGTTAGAGACATTAAGTAATGAAGAAACATTAGAAACAATAAACCAAGCTTTAGATTTAGTTAAATTATTGAACAAGAGTGGAATATTAGATCCAATAAAAGGAATATTACAAGATGAAGATACTTTAGGAAAAGTAATGTCAGCCCTTATCAATGATGATACTTTAAACTTACTGTCAAATTGGAATAACCTAGTAAAATTGTTGCAAACAGTTTCTAAGGAAGAAACTGTTAACAATATCAATGAGTTAATGGAATTATATGGAAAACTAAAGAGTACAGGAATAATGGATGTAATAAAAGGGATTTTAGAAGATGAAGATACCATTGG
The nucleotide sequence above comes from Sulfurisphaera javensis. Encoded proteins:
- a CDS encoding DUF1641 domain-containing protein produces the protein MEELQLDRLLSEENLSTLNKLLNIFSQAENKYGILSLAEGVISDEDLIGKILNSVVTDTTLELLQKWNNITKMLETLSNEETLETINQALDLVKLLNKSGILDPIKGILQDEDTLGKVMSALINDDTLNLLSNWNNLVKLLQTVSKEETVNNINELMELYGKLKSTGIMDVIKGILEDEDTIGKVMNGLINDFTLSLLANWGQITNDLSKFDLTNFKYYTLLINETGEALKEEKIERITHWWQLLGLLKDPEIQVGLGVVIAVLRHIGKYHMKYIETNGTQS
- a CDS encoding NAD(P)/FAD-dependent oxidoreductase — protein: MPKVLVLGARFGGLTAAYTLKRLVGKAADIKVINQSRFSYFRPALPHVSVNYMDVDQLKIDLAQALPEKGIQFQEGTVLKIDARNSKVIYRKPDGSEVEEGYDYVIVAIGAHLATELVKGWDQYGYSVCEPEYAVKTRERLMNWQGGNIAIGSGFFYQGHNPAPNVPKNFVPNADAACEGPVFEMSLMLSGYLKKKGVWNKTKITVFSPGEYLSDLSPASRKAVAEIYKSMGIELIHNFKIKEIREHEIVSEDGKTILSDLTILIPPYTGNPALKASTPDLVDDGGFIPTDLNMVSIKYDNVYAVGDANSLTVPKLGYLAVQTGRIAAQHLARRLGFNVKIDKYYPTIVCVADNPYENFAVAVKDDTWYGGSVSEAIPSQANHLKKELFTKYFMWTKGDMALEKFLASW